In Flavobacteriaceae bacterium, the following proteins share a genomic window:
- the gldJ gene encoding gliding motility lipoprotein GldJ, translated as MKNFASMRTMFVIAILSSFFYSCSKSSSSSSTSRGTGWKINDKKGGFQFNSNFKEQETPVGTVFVEGGTFTMGKVQDDVMHEWNNAPNQQHVQSFYMDETEVTNKMYKEFLDWTKRVYPPTDPRFKAIYEGILPDTLVWRNRLGYSEVAVNNYLRHPGYAEYPVVGVSWIQAVEYANWRTDRVAELKLQNEGYLERGFDNNTADASFSTDTYVNAPTKSFGGNDSIINPEKSRRRIQTTASGDTINRYAKRESGLIPLRYRLPSEAEWEYAALGLNELRDYNVRRGRKKYPWDGKYTRSGKRRVRGDQLANFKQGKGDYGGIAGWSDDGADITAQVKSYDANDYGLYDMAGNVAEWVADVYRPIVDDEFNDFNYYRGNVYTKNAINDDGTVKIVTTADIVYDTLSNGKLIARNLPGEIAQVGVDENETYLRTNFDRSNNINFRDGDKRSSRDFQSFNDEDEEGDAKKSNTSKMYNAPNHRIERDSTGAIIREFDKSNNRTSLINDEARVYKGGSWKDREYWLDPAQRRYFPQDKATDYIGFRCAVSRVGSKSKSKFKKKN; from the coding sequence ATGAAAAATTTTGCATCAATGAGAACAATGTTTGTTATAGCAATACTCTCTTCATTTTTCTATAGCTGTAGTAAATCTAGCAGTTCTAGCTCCACATCTAGAGGTACTGGGTGGAAGATTAATGACAAAAAAGGAGGATTTCAATTTAATTCAAACTTTAAAGAGCAAGAGACTCCTGTAGGAACTGTATTTGTTGAAGGAGGTACTTTTACCATGGGTAAAGTACAAGATGATGTTATGCACGAGTGGAATAATGCTCCTAATCAACAACATGTTCAATCCTTTTATATGGATGAAACAGAGGTTACCAATAAAATGTATAAGGAGTTTTTGGATTGGACTAAAAGAGTTTATCCACCAACAGACCCTAGATTTAAAGCTATTTATGAAGGTATTTTACCTGATACATTAGTATGGAGAAACCGATTAGGTTATAGTGAGGTTGCGGTAAACAATTATTTACGTCATCCTGGTTATGCAGAATATCCAGTAGTTGGTGTAAGTTGGATTCAAGCTGTAGAATATGCTAATTGGAGAACCGATCGTGTAGCAGAATTAAAGCTACAAAATGAAGGTTATTTAGAACGTGGTTTTGATAATAACACTGCAGATGCTAGTTTTAGTACAGATACTTATGTAAATGCCCCTACTAAATCGTTTGGTGGTAATGATAGTATTATAAATCCAGAAAAATCTAGACGAAGAATACAAACTACTGCTAGTGGAGATACAATAAATAGATATGCAAAAAGAGAGTCTGGTCTTATTCCTTTAAGATATAGGTTACCTTCTGAAGCTGAGTGGGAATATGCCGCTTTAGGGTTAAATGAATTAAGAGATTACAATGTAAGAAGAGGTCGTAAAAAATATCCTTGGGATGGAAAATATACTAGATCTGGAAAACGAAGAGTTCGTGGCGATCAATTAGCTAATTTCAAGCAAGGAAAAGGAGATTACGGAGGAATAGCTGGATGGTCAGATGATGGTGCAGATATTACTGCCCAAGTAAAATCGTATGATGCTAATGATTATGGTTTATATGATATGGCTGGTAATGTTGCGGAATGGGTCGCCGATGTTTACAGACCTATAGTAGATGATGAATTTAATGACTTTAATTATTATCGTGGTAATGTTTACACTAAAAATGCTATTAATGATGATGGTACAGTAAAAATTGTAACTACTGCAGATATTGTATATGATACACTTAGTAATGGTAAATTAATTGCACGTAACCTTCCTGGAGAAATTGCTCAAGTAGGAGTAGATGAAAACGAAACTTATTTAAGAACTAATTTTGACAGAAGTAATAACATTAATTTTAGAGATGGTGATAAAAGATCTTCTCGTGATTTTCAAAGCTTTAACGACGAGGATGAAGAAGGTGATGCTAAAAAATCTAATACAAGTAAAATGTACAACGCTCCTAATCATCGCATAGAAAGAGATTCTACAGGAGCAATCATTAGAGAGTTTGACAAATCTAATAATAGAACATCACTTATTAACGATGAAGCTCGAGTATATAAAGGAGGATCATGGAAAGATAGAGAATATTGGTTAGATCCTGCACAGAGAAGATATTTCCCGCAAGATAAAGCTACCGATTATATTGGATTTAGATGTGCAGTATCGAGAGTTGGATCAAAATCAAAATCAAAATTTAAAAAGAAAAATTAA
- a CDS encoding UDP-N-acetylmuramoyl-tripeptide--D-alanyl-D-alanine ligase produces MNIKELHLRFLESQSISTDTRKVVSNDLFFALKGDNFNGNQFAAQALEKGAKYAIIDEELYVKNSNYILVPDVLKTLQQLASYHRDYLGLKIIALTGSNGKTTTKELIHKVLKQRYRTVATIGNLNNHIGVPLTLLSMDKTTEVGIVEMGANHLEEIAFLCSIAKPNYGYITNFGKAHLEGFGSIEGIVKGKSELYNYLISNNEYVFFNADDAIQSAKLNSYINKFGFSQADSNYYNVILKETNPFVRVQLENMSIDSNLIGDYNFTNICASIIIGKYFNVPINNIKKAIEAYTPDNNRSQIIEKASNKIIMDAYNANPTSMTAAIDNFSNLKSDQKIAILGDMFELGHEAEIEHQALVNHTSKLNIDIILLVGENFYKTLPVSENIQKFQNFEALKLYLDNEIFKNSTILIKGSRGMALERVLELI; encoded by the coding sequence ATGAATATAAAAGAACTTCATCTTCGCTTTTTAGAATCTCAATCTATATCAACAGATACTCGAAAAGTAGTTTCTAACGATTTATTCTTCGCTCTAAAAGGTGATAATTTTAATGGAAATCAATTTGCTGCCCAAGCATTAGAGAAAGGAGCTAAATATGCTATTATAGATGAAGAACTATATGTTAAAAATTCAAACTATATATTAGTCCCTGACGTTTTAAAAACTCTACAGCAGTTGGCAAGTTATCATCGAGATTATTTAGGCCTTAAAATTATTGCGCTTACAGGAAGCAACGGAAAAACTACAACAAAAGAGCTTATTCATAAAGTTTTAAAACAACGTTACAGAACTGTAGCAACAATCGGCAACTTAAACAATCATATAGGAGTACCACTAACACTTCTCTCTATGGATAAAACTACTGAAGTGGGTATTGTAGAGATGGGGGCTAATCATTTAGAAGAAATTGCATTTTTATGTAGTATAGCGAAGCCTAATTATGGGTATATTACTAATTTTGGAAAAGCACACCTAGAAGGTTTTGGAAGTATAGAAGGTATAGTAAAAGGGAAAAGTGAACTTTATAATTATTTAATTTCTAATAATGAATATGTATTCTTTAATGCCGATGATGCTATTCAAAGTGCTAAATTAAATAGTTACATAAATAAATTTGGATTCAGTCAAGCAGATTCTAATTATTATAATGTTATATTAAAAGAAACTAATCCGTTTGTTCGTGTACAACTTGAAAACATGTCTATTGATTCAAATCTTATAGGCGATTACAATTTCACAAATATATGTGCCTCAATAATTATTGGAAAATATTTTAATGTTCCTATAAATAACATTAAAAAGGCTATTGAAGCATACACTCCTGACAACAATCGTTCTCAGATTATTGAAAAAGCTTCAAATAAAATTATAATGGATGCTTACAATGCTAACCCTACAAGCATGACCGCTGCAATAGATAATTTTTCTAATTTAAAAAGTGATCAAAAAATTGCAATTTTAGGTGATATGTTTGAATTAGGTCATGAAGCAGAAATTGAACATCAAGCTCTAGTAAATCATACTTCTAAATTAAACATTGATATAATTCTTTTAGTTGGAGAAAATTTTTATAAAACATTACCCGTTTCAGAAAATATTCAAAAATTTCAAAATTTTGAAGCTTTAAAGCTTTACTTAGACAATGAGATATTTAAAAATTCGACAATTTTAATAAAGGGCTCCCGCGGAATGGCTTTAGAAAGGGTATTAGAATTAATTTAA
- a CDS encoding bifunctional folylpolyglutamate synthase/dihydrofolate synthase: MNYLDTVNWMFNQLPMYQKKGKTAYKEDLSNTLLLTNHLKHPETKFKSIHVAGTNGKGSTSHMLASIFQEAGYTVGLYTSPHLKDFRERIKINGKQISKQFVIQFIEQNKAFFENNSLSFFEMTVGMAFDYFVKKKVDIAIVEVGLGGRLDSTNVLSPEVSVITNIGLDHMQFLGTTLKEIALEKGGIIKPSTSVVIGETQTETEPIFRNIAIKNKASIYFADQLIEKEYPSDLQGVYQKHNIKTAIQTVYEARKRGFKISNSNIKDGLLSVIKNTKLNGRWQVLQEEPKIICDTAHNKEGLNYTMKQLNEEIFNKLHLVIGVVNDKSLNTIIDLFPENAIYYFCKPAIPRGLDANVLKHQFENKNRVGEAYNSVNEALNSAKNAADKTDVIYIGGSTFVVAEII; encoded by the coding sequence ATGAATTATTTAGATACTGTAAATTGGATGTTTAACCAATTACCTATGTATCAAAAAAAGGGCAAAACTGCCTATAAAGAAGATTTAAGTAATACTCTATTGCTTACAAATCATCTAAAACATCCAGAAACAAAATTTAAATCTATACATGTAGCAGGTACAAATGGAAAAGGATCAACTAGTCATATGCTGGCATCCATATTTCAAGAAGCTGGTTATACTGTAGGATTATATACATCTCCTCATTTAAAGGATTTTAGAGAGCGTATTAAAATTAATGGAAAACAGATAAGTAAGCAATTTGTAATCCAATTTATAGAACAGAATAAAGCTTTTTTTGAAAATAATTCTCTTTCATTTTTTGAAATGACAGTAGGTATGGCATTTGATTATTTCGTTAAGAAAAAAGTAGATATTGCCATTGTTGAAGTGGGATTAGGAGGGCGATTAGATTCTACAAATGTATTAAGCCCTGAAGTATCTGTGATTACTAACATAGGGTTAGATCATATGCAGTTTTTAGGAACTACTTTAAAAGAGATTGCTCTAGAAAAAGGCGGAATTATAAAACCCAGCACCTCTGTAGTTATTGGTGAAACTCAAACGGAAACAGAACCTATTTTTAGAAATATAGCAATTAAAAATAAGGCATCAATTTATTTTGCAGATCAATTAATTGAGAAAGAGTATCCATCAGATTTACAAGGGGTTTATCAGAAGCATAATATAAAAACTGCTATACAAACTGTATATGAAGCTCGAAAACGAGGTTTTAAAATATCAAACTCAAACATTAAGGATGGATTATTAAGTGTTATAAAAAACACAAAATTGAATGGGCGTTGGCAAGTTTTACAAGAAGAACCTAAAATTATTTGTGATACGGCACATAATAAAGAAGGTTTAAATTATACAATGAAACAATTAAATGAAGAGATCTTTAATAAACTTCATTTAGTTATAGGAGTTGTAAATGATAAAAGTTTGAATACTATTATTGATTTGTTTCCTGAAAATGCTATATATTATTTTTGTAAGCCAGCTATTCCGCGAGGATTAGATGCTAATGTTTTAAAACATCAATTCGAAAACAAAAATAGAGTTGGTGAAGCTTATAATTCTGTTAATGAGGCATTAAATTCGGCTAAGAATGCTGCTGACAAAACAGATGTTATTTATATAGGAGGAAGCACATTTGTAGTTGCTGAAATTATTTGA
- a CDS encoding energy transducer TonB encodes MKYLETKHERNSAKVTTLIVLILLLLLFVIGPPYLDPPPEYGVAVNFGNSEVGSGKIQPKEPVKSTPKQINKPPQETKVEKTQPEASKPTKEVKEDVLTQEDEEAIAIKKQLEAEEKAKREAEAKARAEAAKAKAEADRIAKEKKEKEDKKKKLDALIGGIGKSDGKESGSEGNDNKVGDKGQLNGNPYAPSYFGEPGSGNGGTGYGLRGRGRPTKSKVVPECDEEGSVVVEIHVNRNGKVINAFPGKRGTTGALCLYDAAKKTALTYKWPADSKAPAKQVGFVVINFSISQ; translated from the coding sequence ATGAAATACTTAGAAACAAAACACGAACGAAACTCAGCAAAAGTAACAACGCTTATTGTGTTGATATTGCTGTTGCTTTTATTTGTAATAGGACCTCCATATTTAGATCCGCCACCAGAATATGGTGTTGCAGTAAATTTTGGTAATTCTGAAGTTGGGAGTGGTAAAATTCAACCTAAAGAACCTGTAAAATCTACTCCTAAACAAATTAATAAACCACCTCAAGAAACTAAAGTTGAAAAAACACAACCAGAAGCTTCAAAACCTACTAAAGAAGTGAAAGAAGATGTGTTAACACAAGAAGATGAAGAAGCAATTGCTATAAAAAAACAGCTCGAAGCAGAAGAGAAAGCTAAAAGAGAAGCAGAAGCTAAAGCTAGAGCAGAAGCTGCAAAAGCCAAAGCCGAAGCAGATAGAATTGCTAAAGAGAAAAAAGAAAAAGAAGATAAAAAAAAGAAACTTGATGCTTTAATTGGTGGTATTGGTAAATCTGATGGAAAAGAATCAGGAAGTGAAGGAAATGATAACAAAGTAGGGGATAAAGGTCAATTAAATGGAAACCCTTATGCACCAAGTTATTTTGGTGAGCCAGGCTCTGGAAATGGTGGTACAGGTTATGGATTAAGAGGTAGAGGACGTCCTACCAAATCTAAAGTAGTTCCAGAATGTGATGAAGAAGGTAGTGTAGTTGTAGAAATTCATGTAAATAGAAATGGAAAAGTAATCAATGCATTCCCCGGAAAAAGAGGAACTACAGGCGCATTATGTTTATATGATGCTGCTAAAAAAACAGCTTTAACTTACAAATGGCCAGCAGATTCTAAAGCGCCAGCAAAACAAGTTGGTTTTGTAGTAATTAATTTTAGTATTAGCCAATAA
- a CDS encoding biopolymer transporter ExbD, with translation MDIRGRNKVTPEFNMSSMTDIVFLLLIFFMIASTLVSAEAIDLLLPKSSSKTTQTKNVSVSVNKRVQYFVNLKQVPKNNLESEILDQVGGSNSPTITIRSDQDVEMKHVVYIMDIANRNKIKSTLAVKSVK, from the coding sequence ATGGATATAAGAGGAAGAAATAAAGTTACACCAGAGTTTAATATGTCGTCGATGACAGACATTGTTTTTTTATTGCTTATCTTTTTTATGATAGCATCAACACTGGTTTCTGCAGAAGCGATCGATTTACTATTACCTAAATCATCTAGTAAAACAACGCAAACTAAGAATGTATCGGTAAGTGTAAATAAAAGAGTTCAATACTTTGTTAATTTAAAACAAGTACCAAAGAATAATTTAGAATCAGAAATTCTAGATCAAGTTGGAGGGTCTAACTCTCCAACCATAACGATAAGATCTGATCAAGATGTCGAAATGAAACATGTAGTATATATTATGGATATTGCCAATAGAAATAAAATAAAATCAACATTAGCCGTAAAATCTGTAAAATAA